In Tribolium castaneum strain GA2 chromosome 8, icTriCast1.1, whole genome shotgun sequence, the genomic window tcaggtcattatgcaaaatttcgttaacaaataacttaataaatggaaatTAATGCTAGTTTCTCTcaatttagctcgtttttgagttaaatttcgtcaaaataagccgacaattttgaacatttgATCAGGTCAGGGTAGGtctttacgaaaatttcgttaaaaacagACGGAAAAGTCATACGAGGGTGTTATTTTAGGCTTCTTATCGAGCCTTGTTGAGATAGAAgctaagatttttttaaataaataatataaataaataaatttaaataaaattaattcataaaTCACCGAATTAGATCGAAATTGATGTTAccttctctttttttttagtggagactgatttattttgcaagaacTTACAAAAACACAcctaaaaatgacaaaataaatggaaattaatgttattttctttCCATTAAGCTCGTTTCTGAACAAAATTTCGTCTAAACGATACGAAAAACTTTAACatttggtcaggtcaggtcaagtcattatgcaaaattttgttaaaaacagaCGGAAAAATCATCCGAGGGTATTATTTATTGAGGTAAAAACTAAGATTTTCtcgaaatatttaaacaaaattagatCGAATTCTAATTAGAATTCTAAAATTAGAATTAGATcgaaatttatgttaattttttctttttttttaagtggaGAATGGTCTATTTTGCACgaacttaacaaaaaataacagaataaatcgaaattaatGTTAGTTTCTCTCAATTTAGcaggtttttaaatttcgtcaaaataaaaaatttggtcaggtcaggtcaggtcaagtcattaaacaaattttcgtTCAAAACAGACAGAAAAGTCATCTAAGGGTGTCATTTTAGActtcttatttaattttttatttaaataagattaGATGATAAGTCACGGAATAAGTTTTCTCGTTCTTTTGGTGGAAATGCGTTTTTAATCATCGGTAATGTAGCCACGAGAAGTTTCAAGGTCCAATTAACGAAAATGAATCCAATTAACTCCTCTCTTGTAATGAAAACCGTCTCCAGATATACACGAGTATTTTCTTACTCTCTCCGACAAACTTTCCGGAATTATTAACATGCAATTAGAAAAGTTTGGAGGGAAGTTTAGGCCGCGGAAAGTTGGGATAATGGCGCTCGAAGATAAATCAACGGTGGAAAAGGCGACGCGGAAATAATTACGAAACAGATGTCCACTTGTGtgaaaaagaacaaaatatGAATTTCAAGAACGCTTTctgaattatttcaaaaaaagtaagcgaaaattataaagtaataaaaaatgattttatgtGACAGAGACCGTTAAAGTCTGCCAACCTCATTTCTCCAATTTTTTCGGTTCATCGATTCATTTTCCGAAAGCAAACAATGAAATTTCTCAAACGCTGCAGTGATTTATACTCTTTGTTGTGTTTTTGTTGGTGGAAGATGCGAACTGTGTAATTAGTTCCGGACGAGGTCATTAGCAGTAAAATTTTACGTTCCCTAAAATGAAATCGTCGCTGTTTAGCGAGCCGAgacgtcaaaaatttaatcagaTGCTGAAATTATTAAAGGGAACTAGTCACACgctgtgttttttttcttgcgaaaattgtttaattattgaaaaagtaGCACGCTTCAGCGAGCCTCAACTCAACTTGGTGTTGGTACGCAAACTGCATATCAAAACACGGAATCGAGGTGTGAAAACAGATTTAAGATAACTGAAGCGGTTGCCGGAAATGGGAGACACTTCCGGGCCAACGGCTGCCAGCGAATTCGGGAGAAATATGGCTTTTAGGGGAGAACAAAAcaaattctttaattaattatgaataTTAGCGCATCCAACGGTTTTACCCAGCGGCGGCAACCTGAGCTCACAATTTGTCACATTTTTGCCAttctcttttgtttttttctagaaataaaacaactaaACAGAACGATCGAGTTAGATAATACAATACTATAACCTCGGCTTCGCCTCGCTGAACAACATTTTCCGTTATAAATTGCTAAAAAATGGACATAAGATTCAAACTTTTTGTCCAAAGTGGCCAGTGATTTTGAAATCAAGTTGGCAATATTGCATAATGCAATCTAAttgttttgtattatttatttaaaattaaactgcgAACAGTAGCAAGTagtttcattaagttttaaggTAACAAATAATTGagtataactaaaaaaataagaaatcagTGGTAACTTGATTAGCTAATTTTAAACTAGATAAATGCTAAACGAGAGGTGAAGCTGTTTCtgttaaaattctgttaaacttgcaaaaaaattgatacaaaATCTCACTGACATTTTATACTCGTATTAGAATAGGTATCagtgttgaataaaatttctgaTCAAAGTGGGCAGTGACTtaattaaattggcaacacTAAATTATGTAGAGACATAGTTTagcattataaattttaatatgagTAACTGGAAACCGGAGCAAAGCCAAGGAAAGtagtttcattattttttattaaaaaattcattgtatataaactaaaaaaaaatgctaactTTGATGGCTGATAGACAATAGTTGAGttagataaaataaatattagttacttttttctttttaagaaATCTCTACCTAATTCAGAATTTAAgacatttcaaaattatctCTTTAATAAAGTTCGGTTTTCATTTTGTTGTAATAAGAGGAacaatgaaaatgaaaaacataaaaaatattgcaaaaaaattaaatacgagacgtttttatagaaatatttgaaataactGAATAAAACAATAGTAAACAAAGAAAACTGaataatatacaggctgtccatTTTTCTTCGTAAGAATgcatttttctccattttCATCAACATGTAAGATTctatcatatcatgtgatacatcgttgtaattaagaataaaaacactttttaaaaatacaaaaagcgaatatggtttccataagaaaaaccaaagttgagtaTTGTAACTCtaacatcaagaacgccttggaaaatgcGATCACAGATTtaaatttcttgtaaaaaagtgcccgAAGAACATCTTAGATAAATAAtaacgtctagttcttttagttttcgcttaaaaaaataaaaacaaaaattacagatttccgttttttttacaataattcaaaaattaaaaatgacacattAAGTTTTCTTTcggataattgttcagcataaaaatgcgcaactttgccctaattataataactgagaccccatggtggagctcgaaaaacgggCACTCTgtatactattaaaaaaaaatataacagaaaaatacgttttatatagaaaaatatttgaaataagtgCATAAAAcgatattaaataaaaaagtagacAATAAACactgttgttttttattatttttttgttatgaaCACAGAGAACCCATCATCAGCAGCTTCCTctttcaattttaaacaaaatttaaattatagaCTTCATCGTTAGTTGGtccaaataatgtttttctatttaGGGCccatttaagatttttaatttgttttccgtTAATATATTGTTTTGGTACATGAAGATGGAAAAATTCCGAAAGTGCTTGTGCAAAtagacaatatttttattttaatttttatatttgaaagAGAAGACTTcgagttgaattttttattctttaataAATACTATTATATTACTTTATAACTTCAGCTTttggacaatttcttgcttaaaaattagtaaaaccTTTTGAGAAGTGGCTAAAAGAacgatttataaaattgggataaaaaattcttaattttggagaatttcttgcctaaaaaggaaaaaaactcTCATAGATGAGATTGAAAACAGCTTATTCCAACCTAAAACAAGGATTTATGCTCCAGTTTggttaaaaatgatttatttctgacgatttcttgcttaaaaacgagCAAACTCTTATTGAAGAtcttgaaaacgtcttattctagcttaaaataataatttatgcaCCGGTTTGGAAGAAAACGATccattttacttaaaaacgaGATAACTTGCTGTATAAATCCTTTAATGGTTTTAAACTGTctgaaaatgcaaaattagACAGCAACTTTCTTGAAATCGCTGTCGAAAACCCTCTTTCTTTACTCTTTTTTGTAGCATTTCGTGGAATATAGGacgatttttgaagaaaaatagtACCTATATACTAgtgtttatttcaaagcaacgTTTCGATAACGGTTATCATCTTCAGGCATTTGGACGTGTGTGGATTTGatgttattttgttattttcataAAACGTGGAGGGCATTTAGTAATGCCACAACGAAAAaagaattccaaaaaaaaatgccctatattaaacaaaaaaaattaagaaaaatatgcccaaaaaaaaacatttcagtAAGCTACACTGGCATCAAAGTAGTCGTTGAAAGGAATCATTTTAATGTGGCAACCacataaaaattcaaacaatccTAATCTCAATCTTCctataaactattttttctaataaatgtgTCCTGGTTTTTGAAGCaggaataaattaattaaaattaactacGTAATTAGTGTCTGGTGGTAAACCCATGATTTTTGTCATTATTAAcgcgaatatttttttcgaatgaCATTAATTTTGTGTGAATCGGCCATTAAATTAAAGGTGCATTTAGATTTACGAGTAGATGCACATTATCACGAAACAGAGATTgttcaaaaaaacacaaaaatgtatttgaaTGTTTAAAACACCCCATTTAGAACGCGATTGCTACGCCACTGATTTTGACGAAAAGATGCAATCAGAGCCATCTCAGATCAGCGTGACCTAATTTTAATTCCAGACGGCCAGAGGTCAACGACCTTTGTACGTTATTGTAaacgcaaaaataaattaaaagaacaTTAGAATCGGCTTAATTACCTTAATGAGATCCCTTTCTTGTCCTCTTGACCCACTCCAATTGAGCAAAAACGAAAAGTTCACTATGACCAGTTACCACCCCCGACCACACTTACTTGTTAATTTCActaaatttataaatgttCCGTAATTCAATTGACTTAGACTTTGAACAGTTCGCGAAAAAGTGTGTAAAAGACccgaattttcaattttttatgcttttgAAAAGGACGCCACCCCTAACGCGCACCTACCATTTTGCGACTGTTGTTGGCACCTGTGAACCGCgcgaaattcaaaaatttctaattgtttaatttttacaggTGCCCAAGTTGTCGTAGAGCCCCGGGAAGTGCTAGTCCTCCCTGGAAGCAATGTCACCGTCATGTGTCGAGTGGAAGTACCCCTCCAGTACTGTCGTGTGGAAATCCCCGGGATGCAACCTCTAAATCTCAACTCAAAACTGTCAAATAGTGAGGTTGCCTACTATGGGGGAGGCCTGCCTGCTGGACAATGCGGGTTTCGGATAAACAGAGTGACTGAGAGAAATAACGGGGTGATTAAATGTACTTTGGGGATTGAAACGGAACCGACGGAGTCTATTGGCATGGTCCAACTCATCGTAGCGAGTgagtcaaaatttgttttttttttgtttaatttttttaatgttttttttttaatttttagaagcCCCAAGGTATCCAGAACTGGACTTAAGCCGAGGCACTGACTCGGTCAACATTTACAAAATCAACGACGTCCTCCAGGCCTCCTGTATAGTCAAAGATGGCCGGCCTGTAGCCAACATTTCATGGTATCTTGATAATGAGCCGCTCTACAGCAACGATCTCAGTATGCCAACTGTGATCGATTTGGCCAAAGAGAATCTCCAATCAAAAGTCCAGAATTTGACACGTGTGCTACAGGCGTCCGACAATGGCAAACATTTACGGTGTGTGGCTTTCCATCCCGCCTACCCTGATGGTAGGGCCGAAACGTCGCGCCAACTTGATGTTAAATGTAAGGGCCATTTTTTGGGggaaatataattaattttttggtttttagtcgCTCCGTTGCCTCAAGGGGAGATTGACAAGTTTGGGTATATCATAGGGGAGGCTGGGCTTATCACGGTGGTGGTCGAGGCCAACCCTAAGCCCATTATCGAGTGGGATATCGGGGGAGAGAGGATTAGGGAGAGGGAGAATGATCACACGGGGCGCTTGGAGGCTGAGCCCATCAAAGATATGGTATttgccttgatttttataaaaaacataatattaaacaaataaataaaacagtaaTGTTATGTCATGTTAATCAGATTTCTGATCGAAGTGACCTGTGACTGAAAATAAGTTGGCAACTCTTGACGTTTGCGGCCTTTGAATCTACTAGTCAGTGTTGCCCAATTCTTTATTTCAacgttattttcaatttgaattgaaaattttggctGTGGACTTGAAAAcagaaacaaaaacacaaaaaggacaaatgttaggaagataaaaatgtaattataaaaaaacgtactttaatttttagcaagaaattaattaaatatgggGGAAAAACCGAAAATGTGATAGTTTTAAACTAAACCTGAggtacttaaaattttagttatatAAGCTTCGGGTtcatttcaaacaaatttaaaaaatgcatagaCTTACCCGAAAATCTAAATCAAACCTAAAGTTCGATAAAGCCAAAAGAATTAAACAcaagaatctaaaaaaaaataaagaagatTTAAACTTAGAAAAAGTAAGCGGGTTTGCGAAGCCGCcggaaaaaattatgtaaggTAAGGTGGGGCAGCTTcggtcgatttttttttaaatccttcaagtaatttttaaaattattttaaagtcTAAATGGTTACACTTTTGAGGAGATTACGAACGGGTAAACAAACTAAGTGTTTTTATGtgtacaaaaaactaaaattcttATCTAGTAATTAGATATTCTATTTAATATAGAAGAAAATTACGTCAAACTTAAAAAAGAGGTAATAACAACAATCTAATTTTGGAAGGTTACCGTAATTTTGCAACATCAGCTCAGAGGACTTAAgaaatgtcttttttttcaagaaaatgtTTACTTCCCATTGTTTCACATTTTACTAGAATTACAAACCCGTGTGTAGTTATTGTGACATGCAGTCAAGTTGCCAGCTTTATATGTtgtaaataatagttataatgtatggaattaaactaactttCATATGTATCAGGATATTTAtgcaaataataacaaatgaaaataacaTTTCCAAATAATGTTGACAGAAAATTTACCTTGAGACAGTTAAAGCACAGACTACTCTACAAAATTCGCAATTTCGCTTTAGTAAGCTTTTAACTTTCAAACACATATCATAGACATTGTTTCGAACCATTTCACCAATTAGTACACACCTAAGccataatttcaaaatatcgGGAGTTTGCCCCACGTCCGATAATTCCCTACCCTACCGTATTTCTAAATTTcgttttacgatttttttttcatttgcaattttctacatttgtggtgaaggtaaatttttttaagattatttattaccaAGTTTGTCACTCAAGGTCCCTGATATTCTGAAAGTATGTACGTTTTTTCCCAGATTTGTGTATCTATcgtttgacttttttaaattgtttttttttaatttttagactaattgttcttgtttttatttttttaagaatgtatcccaattaatatttcttttattttttattttcattgaagtcgagcaataatttacaaataaacgGGGAAGTAcctaaaattctgaaaaatctAAACCCAAAAACCAaggaaatttataaaataaacataatcCAAGTAAATAAAACGATGGATTCGCAttaaaaacctgaaaaaatgtaattatgtCTACCgcaaaatctaaaatattttatattctgaaaataatgaaaacagttcatttccaaaaataaataaaaaaactaaagaaaatcTGAACAAATCCTactgaaaaccaaaaaattcgtAGATATTGGAATTTCACCTGAAACTAAGTAAGAAAAAAAGCTTCAAAATCAAAacctagaaaaataaaaatcgaaatctaaaaaagtcAAAACTCCAGATGAAATTAATTGTCAATGCATATATGAGTTTTTGATAGTTCTCATTTTTCtcacaaatttttcagttccagttttttcttatttccaTTAATCATCACTTCATGACTTATTGTACTCTcgtctttaacaaaattaattattcagtACAACTTTGAcatcacttttaattaatatgcaaacaggtatttaaaattctaaaacatttaaatacatttcaaccaaaaaaattaatgcagtcagacacaattaaattgaaaaccaGTATTTGTCAAATCAAACAAATGTTATAGGACAAAGTTTGCTAAAGAATTTAAATGcgttcgaaaaatatttctacAATAATtcgaatattttcaaataatttctaaaatatctttattgattttttaaagggAAATGGACGCTACGATGTTAGCTTAAGGATCGCAGctataaacaaacacgacactgAGAAAACCTACTATTTGAGGACTTACAACGACATGGGAAGTACCGATTACACGATCAAAATTTCCACAAGTCCAGAACCTGAAGGTAAGCGAAAAAGTGAACTTTTTGATAAAACATGTTACTAGAGGCTGTGAAATGAGAGAAAGACCTCTATAGGCGGAGCCTATAGTTAGTTGAGTGGGGAGACTAAGCAGTGGCGTAGCAAAAAACAATTCATCTGTAAAAAGGGGTTttgaaatgataaaaaatcatatctaaTGTTATTACATGTTGATATAtaaatacaaagaaaatatttcgaataaaaaaaattacaaaaaatttatttgttgtgtTCCACCTACAGAAGTCTTTCTGTCATTTCACGATCtctgaatgaaaaataaaaaaaacttgtccTGTGACGCTGCTCAGGCTTTCACAAATTCCTCCACCAAACCAAACTGTACGGTAAGCCCCTTTTACGTCCCTTGTGTCTACcctttttgcaattttttctctCCCCCAGGTCTCGAGCTCGGCATTGGAGGAATCATCGGCATCATCGTCTCCATCCTCATCATCCTCCTCGTTGTTTTCCTCCTGGTCTTCGCCAAAGTGACCGGCAGGTGGTGCTTCAGCGGTAAGTCCCTTTCCCGCCCTTTTCCAAGGCTGCAATTAATTGTCGTGATTGGTTCCCTCCCCCTCCCCACTCTTGGGGCGCAAAGTGTTGTTTTATGCATGGATGTCTGTCTGCATGTCTCCTTGTTGTCGTCACAGGGTGAATTTGACAgttgtgcaaaaattttaaaaattattactttttaaaattttggcacAACTGTTAAAATCACACTGTATTTTTATAGATGGCGCCACGGTGATCGACTACACGACGGGCGACAGCGGGCATCACGTGACCGTGGATGGAGTGAGTGGGGATGGAGTTGATAATCCGCACCACCAGGTGTCGCAAGAGTACATCAACGGGAACGATGTGAAGAAAGATGAGAAAAAGATTGATACGGCGGTGTAATCTAGGGACTTTAATCGAATTTTGTGTTGGTACGACTGCTGTAGGTTAGGTTTCCTCCCCTGATTCTCAATGTGTAAATATCGTCGTGATTTTTGTGACAATGGGGCGCTCTATGCCCTGTAATAATACtcaattgtttcaatttttactGCCATATTGCAATCAAAAATGAGGGGTGAGTGCTACAAGGTTGGCAACGCTGCGCGAAACATTCcatatatttttctaattttagtgtatattttattgtaatataagaataattagtttatttttttacgtaactTAATTCTCATCACGTCTATTTATTCGCCCATTCTCGGATTATTTATACACATTTCTTAGCAATTCGTTCAAGTGTTAAGAACGctgtttaaaacaattatatATTTAAGAGATGAAAATGAtattaatgtaaaaattttgtatgttATATGtacttaaatatttagaaataaGTTGACCGataattataaattgttttataaataaaagtatatGAGAGAATTGCGTTTCAATCACCTCAATTAGTTGCAGT contains:
- the Fas3 gene encoding fasciclin-3 isoform X1, which codes for MMDSSALFVFLIGLVVAQGAQVVVEPREVLVLPGSNVTVMCRVEVPLQYCRVEIPGMQPLNLNSKLSNSEVAYYGGGLPAGQCGFRINRVTERNNGVIKCTLGIETEPTESIGMVQLIVAKAPRYPELDLSRGTDSVNIYKINDVLQASCIVKDGRPVANISWYLDNEPLYSNDLSMPTVIDLAKENLQSKVQNLTRVLQASDNGKHLRCVAFHPAYPDGRAETSRQLDVKFAPLPQGEIDKFGYIIGEAGLITVVVEANPKPIIEWDIGGERIRERENDHTGRLEAEPIKDMGNGRYDVSLRIAAINKHDTEKTYYLRTYNDMGSTDYTIKISTSPEPEGFHKFLHQTKLYGLELGIGGIIGIIVSILIILLVVFLLVFAKVTGRWCFSEGQDPKNIGESSDTESADVRHQRFPPIKLTQFFKKTKDKVASTDELEPKRTDEEVGTSEDPKKGLVYAELDLVSPTSVKPLVKDDNEKTEYAEIVYTPQDKAA
- the Fas3 gene encoding fasciclin-3 isoform X2 translates to MMDSSALFVFLIGLVVAQGAQVVVEPREVLVLPGSNVTVMCRVEVPLQYCRVEIPGMQPLNLNSKLSNSEVAYYGGGLPAGQCGFRINRVTERNNGVIKCTLGIETEPTESIGMVQLIVAKAPRYPELDLSRGTDSVNIYKINDVLQASCIVKDGRPVANISWYLDNEPLYSNDLSMPTVIDLAKENLQSKVQNLTRVLQASDNGKHLRCVAFHPAYPDGRAETSRQLDVKFAPLPQGEIDKFGYIIGEAGLITVVVEANPKPIIEWDIGGERIRERENDHTGRLEAEPIKDMGNGRYDVSLRIAAINKHDTEKTYYLRTYNDMGSTDYTIKISTSPEPEGLELGIGGIIGIIVSILIILLVVFLLVFAKVTGRWCFSEGQDPKNIGESSDTESADVRHQRFPPIKLTQFFKKTKDKVASTDELEPKRTDEEVGTSEDPKKGLVYAELDLVSPTSVKPLVKDDNEKTEYAEIVYTPQDKAA
- the Fas3 gene encoding fasciclin-3 isoform X3; protein product: MMDSSALFVFLIGLVVAQGAQVVVEPREVLVLPGSNVTVMCRVEVPLQYCRVEIPGMQPLNLNSKLSNSEVAYYGGGLPAGQCGFRINRVTERNNGVIKCTLGIETEPTESIGMVQLIVAKAPRYPELDLSRGTDSVNIYKINDVLQASCIVKDGRPVANISWYLDNEPLYSNDLSMPTVIDLAKENLQSKVQNLTRVLQASDNGKHLRCVAFHPAYPDGRAETSRQLDVKFAPLPQGEIDKFGYIIGEAGLITVVVEANPKPIIEWDIGGERIRERENDHTGRLEAEPIKDMGNGRYDVSLRIAAINKHDTEKTYYLRTYNDMGSTDYTIKISTSPEPEGFHKFLHQTKLYGLELGIGGIIGIIVSILIILLVVFLLVFAKVTGRWCFSDGATVIDYTTGDSGHHVTVDGVSGDGVDNPHHQVSQEYINGNDVKKDEKKIDTAV
- the Fas3 gene encoding fasciclin-3 isoform X4; its protein translation is MMDSSALFVFLIGLVVAQGAQVVVEPREVLVLPGSNVTVMCRVEVPLQYCRVEIPGMQPLNLNSKLSNSEVAYYGGGLPAGQCGFRINRVTERNNGVIKCTLGIETEPTESIGMVQLIVAKAPRYPELDLSRGTDSVNIYKINDVLQASCIVKDGRPVANISWYLDNEPLYSNDLSMPTVIDLAKENLQSKVQNLTRVLQASDNGKHLRCVAFHPAYPDGRAETSRQLDVKFAPLPQGEIDKFGYIIGEAGLITVVVEANPKPIIEWDIGGERIRERENDHTGRLEAEPIKDMGNGRYDVSLRIAAINKHDTEKTYYLRTYNDMGSTDYTIKISTSPEPEGLELGIGGIIGIIVSILIILLVVFLLVFAKVTGRWCFSDGATVIDYTTGDSGHHVTVDGVSGDGVDNPHHQVSQEYINGNDVKKDEKKIDTAV